One Gimesia aquarii DNA segment encodes these proteins:
- a CDS encoding polymorphic toxin-type HINT domain-containing protein encodes MKRNTSQSQTLSFVMRLFTIVFCFTAGGFCLFKSGVGQSIEQPAVAALPHSEKSQPLEQPQFKLKSVSDYQVGDRIMAFNHETGQREQKTVTQTFKRQVDHLRILEVEGEDGSTQTIKTTNEHPFWSTAARDYVEAKHLKPGTKLQGANGHFITVKSTRYEPHPEGITVYNVEVKGPHNYFVAANGYRGPPVLAHNTCNASDLPITNLDDFATKNKTIKNLKNATGSFNIRVKNQKQAEELLASARKRIYDNPKITYGGKSGKVGFEVHGVNSSERRVGNNLPHLKIWDWLDGKSLGFDGHIFFDGIP; translated from the coding sequence GTGAAACGAAATACCAGTCAGTCCCAAACGCTGTCGTTCGTGATGCGACTGTTTACGATTGTGTTCTGCTTTACAGCAGGCGGCTTCTGCCTGTTCAAGTCGGGCGTCGGCCAGTCAATCGAGCAACCCGCAGTCGCCGCGCTTCCTCATAGCGAGAAATCACAGCCGCTAGAGCAACCACAGTTCAAACTCAAATCGGTTTCCGATTATCAAGTCGGCGACAGGATCATGGCCTTCAATCATGAGACAGGCCAACGCGAACAGAAGACCGTCACCCAGACCTTTAAACGGCAGGTTGATCATCTGCGAATTCTGGAAGTCGAAGGCGAGGATGGCTCGACGCAAACGATCAAAACGACAAACGAGCATCCCTTCTGGTCAACAGCCGCCAGGGATTATGTCGAAGCCAAACACTTAAAGCCCGGCACCAAACTGCAAGGCGCTAACGGCCACTTCATCACCGTCAAATCCACCCGCTACGAACCTCATCCAGAAGGCATCACCGTCTACAACGTCGAAGTCAAAGGCCCCCATAACTACTTCGTCGCCGCCAATGGGTATCGCGGACCGCCTGTTTTGGCACATAATACTTGTAACGCTTCGGATTTACCTATAACCAATTTAGATGATTTTGCAACAAAAAATAAAACTATAAAAAATTTGAAGAATGCAACGGGTAGCTTTAACATTCGAGTCAAGAACCAGAAACAAGCTGAAGAACTATTAGCATCTGCTCGGAAAAGAATCTATGATAACCCCAAGATTACATATGGTGGGAAATCGGGAAAAGTTGGATTTGAAGTTCATGGTGTAAATAGTTCTGAAAGAAGAGTTGGCAATAATTTACCCCATCTTAAAATATGGGACTGGCTAGACGGTAAGAGTCTTGGTTTTGATGGGCACATTTTCTTTGATGGAATACCCTAA
- a CDS encoding DUF2947 family protein — protein sequence MSSELEDGPEWRWRETIHEGQKLLTYVKKNDSQHSNELWDKYIHNKKDHFMMFDAEIFDDQDTLYIEEAGWNQKSLEDNTKKILSEKLDYQENDQIIIFWSKESSVYVNWKLFLSYWSDFIYSSDEGVLIVNPISDMSFVYILDKIWIFKRKLIAT from the coding sequence ATGTCCTCGGAATTAGAAGACGGCCCAGAATGGAGGTGGAGAGAAACCATTCATGAAGGTCAAAAATTATTAACTTACGTAAAAAAAAATGATTCTCAACATAGTAATGAATTATGGGACAAATATATTCATAATAAAAAAGACCACTTCATGATGTTTGATGCCGAAATCTTTGATGATCAAGATACGTTGTATATAGAAGAAGCAGGATGGAATCAGAAGTCTTTGGAAGATAATACGAAAAAAATTCTCTCTGAGAAATTAGATTATCAAGAGAACGACCAAATTATTATATTTTGGTCTAAAGAATCTTCAGTTTATGTGAATTGGAAATTATTCCTCAGTTATTGGTCAGATTTTATTTATTCAAGTGATGAAGGGGTTTTAATTGTAAATCCTATAAGTGACATGAGTTTTGTATACATACTAGATAAGATATGGATTTTTAAGCGAAAATTAATAGCTACATAG
- a CDS encoding polymorphic toxin-type HINT domain-containing protein, with protein MKRNTNQSHTLSFVMRLFTILLCFAAGGFCLFKSGIGQSIEQPAVAALSQSKKSPPLEQPQFKLKSVADYQVGDAIMAFNHETGQREQKTVTQTFKRQIDHLRILEVEGEDGSTQTIKTTNEHPFWSTAARDYVEAKHLKPGTKLQGANGHFITVKSTRYEPHPQGITVYNV; from the coding sequence GTGAAACGGAATACCAATCAGTCCCACACGCTGTCCTTCGTGATGCGACTGTTTACGATATTGCTCTGCTTTGCAGCAGGTGGCTTTTGTCTGTTCAAGTCGGGCATCGGCCAGTCAATCGAACAGCCCGCAGTCGCCGCACTTTCTCAAAGCAAAAAATCACCCCCGCTAGAGCAACCACAGTTCAAGCTCAAATCGGTTGCCGATTATCAAGTCGGCGATGCCATCATGGCCTTCAATCATGAGACAGGCCAGCGCGAACAAAAGACCGTCACCCAGACCTTCAAACGGCAGATTGATCATCTACGGATTCTGGAAGTCGAAGGCGAAGATGGCTCGACGCAAACGATCAAAACGACAAACGAACATCCCTTCTGGTCAACAGCCGCCAGGGATTATGTCGAAGCCAAACACTTAAAGCCGGGCACCAAACTGCAAGGCGCCAACGGCCACTTCATCACCGTCAAATCCACCCGCTACGAACCCCATCCCCAAGGCATCACTGTCTACAACGTTTAA
- a CDS encoding polymorphic toxin-type HINT domain-containing protein, giving the protein MKRNTNQTQSLSFVMRLFTILLCFAAGGFCLFKLGIGQSIEQSTVAAISQSEKSPSIKQPQFKLKSVADYQVGDAIMAFNHETGQREQKTVTQTFKRQVDHLRILEFEGENGTTQTIKTTNEHPFWSSATNEYVEAKHLKPGTKLQGANGHFITVKSTRYEPHPEGITVYNVEVKGPHNYFVAANGYRGPPVLAHNTCKLDTNSSSMREAFNKAKDANGIPKSAQPLRTIKPNTPDGTRFGLDSRNVKLYEFINSSGNKIHIRLDKPATFNQGGRGDQRWHFNAGPAFEKLKQHHFFGAFPGD; this is encoded by the coding sequence GTGAAACGGAATACTAATCAGACCCAATCGCTGTCGTTTGTGATGCGATTGTTTACGATTTTGCTCTGCTTTGCAGCAGGTGGCTTTTGTCTGTTCAAGTTGGGCATCGGCCAATCAATCGAGCAGTCCACAGTCGCAGCGATTTCTCAAAGCGAGAAATCACCATCAATAAAGCAACCACAGTTCAAACTCAAATCGGTTGCCGATTATCAAGTCGGCGATGCCATCATGGCCTTCAACCATGAAACGGGACAGCGCGAACAGAAGACCGTCACCCAAACCTTCAAACGACAAGTCGATCACTTGCGGATTCTGGAATTCGAAGGCGAGAATGGCACCACACAAACCATCAAGACCACGAACGAGCACCCCTTCTGGTCCTCGGCAACCAACGAATATGTCGAAGCCAAACATCTGAAACCCGGCACAAAGCTCCAGGGCGCCAACGGCCACTTCATCACCGTCAAATCCACCCGCTACGAACCTCATCCCGAAGGCATCACCGTCTACAACGTTGAAGTCAAAGGCCCCCATAACTACTTCGTCGCCGCCAATGGGTATCGCGGGCCACCGGTTTTAGCGCATAATACTTGTAAGCTTGACACCAATTCAAGTTCTATGAGAGAGGCCTTTAATAAAGCAAAAGATGCCAATGGAATTCCCAAAAGTGCGCAACCTTTAAGAACAATTAAGCCTAATACACCAGACGGGACTCGATTTGGTCTTGATTCTCGCAATGTTAAACTTTATGAGTTTATCAACAGCAGTGGAAATAAAATCCATATTCGACTAGACAAACCCGCTACATTTAATCAAGGAGGTCGCGGTGATCAAAGGTGGCATTTTAATGCTGGTCCAGCTTTCGAAAAATTGAAACAGCATCACTTTTTTGGAGCGTTTCCAGGAGATTGA
- a CDS encoding DUF2971 domain-containing protein — protein sequence MKKRPDSIFKYESFTPLSLKNLQSHSIYFGAPKDFNDPYDCAIPTSLAEPTDEDIENLKSKLADDPTVPPLHQEQLKSFPIEKIRLQLLKGIESSLNKERDMILSSRGISCFSAKNDNLLMWSHYADKYRGYCMEFSTKYEPFSFAHHVKYTNEIPQISMKEMSQVICNEKNENNNEVLRRLFCIKSLSWEYEEEWRVIRKDANITCEYDPKALQAVYLGPDMEDQIVEIMCLILKNQNQNVRIFKGELSSTQFRVEFKNELN from the coding sequence ATGAAAAAACGTCCGGATAGTATTTTTAAGTACGAATCATTTACCCCCCTTTCCTTAAAAAACTTACAGTCTCATTCTATATACTTTGGAGCCCCTAAAGATTTTAATGACCCCTATGATTGTGCAATCCCAACGTCACTTGCTGAGCCAACAGACGAAGATATTGAGAATCTTAAATCAAAGCTAGCTGATGACCCAACTGTACCTCCACTTCATCAAGAACAATTAAAGAGTTTCCCAATAGAGAAGATTAGACTGCAGTTATTAAAAGGGATTGAGTCTAGCTTAAACAAAGAACGCGATATGATCTTATCGTCTCGAGGTATCTCATGTTTTTCAGCGAAAAATGATAACCTACTAATGTGGTCTCATTATGCAGATAAATATCGAGGGTATTGTATGGAGTTCAGTACTAAATATGAGCCTTTTAGTTTTGCTCATCATGTTAAGTATACTAATGAAATTCCTCAGATTAGCATGAAAGAAATGTCGCAAGTAATCTGTAATGAAAAAAATGAAAATAATAACGAGGTTTTGAGACGTCTTTTTTGTATTAAATCATTGTCGTGGGAATATGAAGAAGAGTGGAGAGTCATTAGAAAAGATGCAAACATTACTTGTGAATATGATCCAAAAGCATTGCAAGCAGTCTATTTGGGCCCAGATATGGAAGATCAAATTGTTGAAATCATGTGTTTAATCCTTAAAAATCAAAATCAAAATGTAAGAATATTTAAAGGGGAATTAAGCAGTACACAGTTTCGAGTTGAGTTTAAAAATGAACTTAATTAG
- a CDS encoding McrC family protein — protein sequence MSQDLVTITLSEWETLTPENYPALAGISFDLSIESRRVVNDLNSSQKLKLTELRDGIEISSFSHVGRIRVGQLQITILPKLKTSSLLRLLRYAFGFRRLNLISESAHLYDRCGFEDLLISQLNAEAQELISRGLRKSYVRVDDRLASPRGRIDINRLALDGGTITATLACQHYPRVEDTFINQLLMAGLRFAGRLASLVDLRRECRKLASLMEGQVSAVKLDSNIFDRYERERNRLTAAYHPAVSIIRLLFEGQGIALEGRQNTQLLHGFMFDMNTFFQTLLSRFLSDNLSDYTVRDEHGLKGMMRYHPGFNPQGKPAPTPRPDYAIMSQNQVVTLLDAKYRDLWEKPLPSKMLYQLVIYAISQTESPRSAILYPTTDALAKESRINVSDPVFGKHMGQVCLRPVNLNRIEELVSAETAAARRERAAMASRLVFVE from the coding sequence ATGAGCCAGGATCTTGTGACAATTACATTATCAGAATGGGAAACGCTGACACCCGAAAACTACCCTGCTCTGGCTGGAATTTCTTTTGATCTTTCAATCGAAAGCCGACGTGTGGTTAATGACCTGAATTCAAGTCAGAAGCTCAAGCTAACGGAATTACGAGATGGAATTGAGATTTCGTCCTTTTCCCATGTGGGACGAATTCGTGTCGGTCAGCTTCAGATCACTATTTTACCCAAATTGAAAACTTCATCTTTACTGCGTCTACTGCGGTATGCATTTGGATTCCGCCGCCTAAATCTGATTTCCGAGTCGGCTCATCTTTACGACCGGTGTGGATTTGAAGATCTGCTGATCAGCCAGCTGAATGCGGAAGCTCAGGAACTGATTTCGCGCGGTCTACGGAAGAGTTATGTCCGTGTGGACGATCGCCTGGCTTCTCCCCGGGGCAGGATCGATATCAACCGGCTCGCGCTGGATGGTGGGACAATTACAGCCACTTTAGCATGCCAGCATTATCCTCGTGTTGAAGATACATTCATTAATCAGCTGTTGATGGCTGGGCTTCGTTTTGCCGGTCGCCTGGCCAGTCTGGTTGATTTGCGGCGTGAGTGCCGAAAACTGGCTTCTCTGATGGAAGGGCAGGTTTCAGCGGTCAAACTTGATTCGAATATATTTGACCGGTATGAACGTGAAAGAAATCGTCTGACGGCAGCTTATCATCCTGCCGTATCGATTATACGCCTGCTTTTTGAAGGGCAAGGCATCGCACTTGAAGGACGACAGAATACACAACTTCTTCACGGTTTCATGTTTGACATGAATACGTTTTTTCAGACATTACTTTCCCGGTTTCTGTCAGACAACCTAAGTGATTACACAGTACGTGATGAACATGGTTTGAAGGGCATGATGCGGTATCATCCAGGTTTCAACCCACAAGGCAAGCCTGCGCCGACACCGCGTCCAGATTATGCCATTATGAGTCAGAATCAGGTTGTGACGCTGCTTGATGCTAAGTATCGCGACCTCTGGGAGAAACCCCTTCCCAGTAAAATGTTATATCAGCTTGTTATTTATGCCATCAGTCAGACAGAAAGTCCGCGGAGTGCGATTCTTTATCCCACGACAGACGCTTTAGCGAAAGAATCACGGATTAATGTGAGTGATCCCGTTTTTGGTAAACACATGGGACAAGTCTGTCTGAGGCCGGTGAATTTGAATCGGATTGAAGAACTTGTTTCAGCTGAAACTGCTGCCGCAAGGAGAGAGAGGGCGGCAATGGCATCCAGGCTTGTATTTGTTGAGTGA
- a CDS encoding DUF4357 domain-containing protein, protein MVKDKSVQLEINAKDLHAVGYRTEDAFLVKEGSLVRKDINYATSDRANQIRDELLAEGVLEPEGDQLRFTKDYPFSSPSRAAMVVLGRNANGWDEWRTPEGILMSKAMSVSRDSDTPLLTEDQKQKILEKYQQLLSQNQLATEQQYSQEYARFRERFGPQVLAGLDGEALLNLLQDPGNRDGLIYWLEFKNDEEFETRRYGGIAGGSALKYRVFKRKETGHWQAADKSNYPHDISIEEAIEIARSHRDQLLQGVEILEAFPENASDEDYALLQDQMDELAPDVSRLGWGHKYFSLLFPDKLDDFQSPDWQRFYILKLLQLPPEGNGRYINACRFVPASREVGIPIVNYSRILNALYGDLHRYWRVGTTGGKTQIDYWPMMKDTGCIAIGWPKLGNLSWVDVKTESRSKLKKLIHEKYPNNSSAEGRATTEVTNFVARLNEGDFVWAANGSTILGVGRVTGEYRFNPKDEFPHQRPVEWLNLDEWKMPVNEGLQSTFREIKKHSINILETERRIQSSKSVVKQIGKGSGKKVVLTGVPGRIQSILERKGQVILYGPPGTGKTYWAEQTARDLAAISALGKRYEVLDESEKRVILGDDRTTGMMRFCCFHPAYGYEDFLEGYRPESVDGQVSFTLRDGVFKQLCKDAAQNPEKNFYLIIDEINRGDIPRIFGELLTILEKDKRTKRIILLVSQESFTVPENVFLIGTMNTADRSISLLDAALRRRFGFYEMMPDGSVLKDTSISGIPLRAWFDSFNTRIREYVGRDARNLQIGHSYLMQSGSPIKSVAALKRIIRDDLIPLLEEYCYEDYSTLAIILGNQIVDEAGQRIRQELFEEGQETALVQALLSPCPEISASSEAMSSEASQLSDETDEEEDETEELKP, encoded by the coding sequence GTGGTAAAAGATAAGAGCGTACAACTGGAAATTAATGCCAAAGACCTTCATGCGGTTGGTTACCGGACAGAGGATGCGTTTCTCGTGAAAGAGGGGAGCCTGGTCCGAAAGGATATTAATTATGCTACTTCTGATCGAGCTAATCAGATTCGGGACGAATTGCTCGCAGAAGGTGTCTTAGAGCCTGAAGGGGATCAACTTCGTTTTACCAAAGATTATCCGTTTTCTTCTCCTAGTCGCGCGGCAATGGTTGTTTTAGGCCGAAATGCGAATGGTTGGGATGAATGGAGAACGCCGGAAGGGATTTTGATGAGTAAGGCGATGAGTGTGTCCCGAGACAGTGATACCCCTCTGTTGACTGAGGATCAAAAGCAAAAGATTCTGGAAAAATATCAGCAATTGTTATCTCAAAATCAATTAGCAACTGAGCAGCAATATAGTCAGGAGTATGCTCGTTTCCGCGAGCGTTTTGGTCCTCAAGTCCTGGCTGGCCTAGATGGGGAAGCACTACTCAATCTATTGCAAGATCCGGGAAATCGTGACGGATTGATTTACTGGCTCGAATTCAAGAATGATGAAGAATTTGAAACCCGACGCTATGGAGGGATTGCAGGTGGCAGTGCGCTCAAGTATCGGGTTTTTAAACGCAAAGAAACCGGTCACTGGCAGGCGGCAGATAAGTCGAACTATCCCCATGATATTTCCATTGAGGAAGCAATTGAGATCGCTCGTTCACATCGAGATCAGCTTTTACAAGGTGTCGAAATTCTGGAAGCCTTTCCGGAAAATGCCTCGGATGAAGATTATGCGTTACTTCAAGACCAGATGGACGAATTAGCTCCTGATGTGAGCCGTCTGGGATGGGGGCACAAGTATTTCAGTCTGTTATTTCCTGACAAACTGGATGACTTTCAATCTCCGGACTGGCAGCGGTTTTATATACTGAAGTTATTGCAGCTCCCGCCTGAAGGAAATGGAAGATATATCAATGCTTGTCGCTTTGTCCCCGCCTCACGTGAAGTGGGAATACCGATCGTCAATTATAGTCGGATTTTAAATGCTCTGTATGGAGATTTGCATCGATACTGGAGAGTGGGGACGACTGGAGGAAAAACACAGATAGACTATTGGCCGATGATGAAGGATACGGGATGTATTGCGATTGGTTGGCCGAAATTAGGGAATCTTTCCTGGGTTGACGTTAAAACTGAATCGCGGAGTAAACTCAAAAAACTCATCCATGAGAAATATCCCAATAATTCAAGTGCTGAAGGAAGAGCGACTACTGAAGTTACCAACTTTGTGGCGAGATTGAATGAAGGTGATTTCGTCTGGGCGGCAAATGGTTCTACGATCCTGGGGGTAGGTCGTGTGACTGGGGAATATCGCTTTAATCCAAAGGATGAGTTCCCTCATCAGCGGCCTGTTGAATGGTTGAATCTCGATGAATGGAAGATGCCGGTGAATGAGGGACTCCAGTCTACCTTTCGCGAGATTAAGAAGCATTCAATTAATATTTTGGAAACGGAGCGAAGGATTCAATCGAGTAAATCGGTCGTTAAACAGATCGGAAAAGGATCTGGAAAGAAAGTAGTTCTGACAGGAGTTCCTGGGCGGATTCAGTCCATTCTGGAACGCAAGGGGCAGGTGATTCTGTATGGGCCGCCGGGCACAGGCAAGACTTACTGGGCAGAACAGACAGCGCGGGACCTTGCGGCAATTTCCGCTTTGGGAAAGAGATATGAGGTTCTGGATGAATCTGAAAAAAGAGTCATATTGGGTGATGATCGTACAACAGGAATGATGCGTTTCTGTTGTTTTCATCCTGCTTATGGATATGAGGACTTCCTGGAAGGCTATCGTCCCGAATCAGTTGATGGGCAGGTATCTTTTACACTTCGGGATGGTGTGTTTAAGCAGTTATGCAAAGATGCTGCTCAAAATCCTGAGAAGAATTTTTACTTAATTATTGATGAAATTAATCGAGGGGATATCCCACGTATCTTTGGCGAGTTGTTAACAATTCTGGAAAAGGATAAGCGCACAAAACGGATTATCCTTCTGGTCAGTCAGGAGAGTTTCACCGTTCCCGAAAATGTGTTTCTGATTGGGACAATGAATACTGCAGATCGCTCCATCTCTCTCCTGGATGCTGCCCTGCGCCGCAGATTTGGATTTTATGAAATGATGCCTGATGGAAGTGTATTAAAAGATACATCCATCTCTGGAATTCCACTGCGTGCCTGGTTCGATTCGTTCAATACTCGAATCCGTGAATATGTGGGGCGAGATGCCCGCAATCTGCAGATCGGGCATTCCTATCTGATGCAATCAGGGAGTCCAATTAAGAGTGTGGCTGCTTTGAAACGAATTATTCGGGACGATTTGATCCCTCTGCTGGAAGAATATTGTTATGAGGATTATTCTACCCTTGCCATAATCCTGGGAAATCAGATTGTGGATGAAGCCGGCCAGCGTATTCGTCAGGAGCTGTTTGAAGAAGGACAGGAAACTGCCCTGGTGCAGGCTCTGCTGTCTCCCTGCCCAGAGATTTCTGCTTCTTCAGAGGCAATGTCGTCGGAGGCATCTCAACTGAGTGATGAAACGGACGAGGAAGAGGATGAAACAGAGGAACTGAAGCCATGA
- the drmC gene encoding DISARM system phospholipase D-like protein DrmC, producing MNNAFIKLGNTDLETLAAYLRSGRVAAPYTSLQLTRILPTGLSSEVLDGLVYYDSLGFSAAQIATVLELVEQDRKNGRTDELPIDLVTSGPEAPGITNRDTSVVVRELFAHARQSVLVVGYAVYQGQRVFEALAKRMEENPDLDVNFFLNISRPDRDETSSEIIISQFKQRFKQTQWPGNCRLPNVYYDPRSVADDAPVRSSLHAKCIVVDLEHVFVSSANFTEAGQQRNIEVGLNIKSEWLAERLVKHFLHLQAEGLLVKAF from the coding sequence ATGAATAATGCCTTTATCAAACTCGGTAACACTGACCTTGAGACGCTTGCTGCTTATTTGCGTTCAGGTCGAGTGGCGGCTCCTTATACGAGCCTGCAGTTGACGCGTATTCTTCCGACTGGTTTAAGCAGTGAGGTCCTGGATGGGTTGGTTTACTATGATAGTCTTGGGTTTTCCGCGGCTCAAATAGCGACTGTTTTGGAACTGGTCGAACAGGATCGAAAAAATGGTCGTACGGACGAACTGCCGATCGACCTGGTTACTTCCGGACCAGAGGCGCCGGGAATTACCAATCGGGATACCTCTGTTGTTGTTCGCGAACTATTTGCACACGCGAGGCAGTCCGTTCTGGTCGTGGGATATGCAGTGTATCAGGGACAACGGGTATTTGAGGCACTGGCTAAAAGGATGGAAGAAAATCCGGATCTGGATGTCAATTTTTTCCTCAACATCTCCAGACCAGATCGTGACGAAACGTCCTCTGAGATAATCATATCTCAGTTCAAACAGCGGTTTAAGCAAACACAATGGCCTGGTAACTGTCGTCTACCGAACGTGTATTATGACCCGCGTTCAGTAGCGGATGATGCACCAGTCCGCTCCTCTCTGCATGCAAAATGTATTGTTGTCGATCTGGAACATGTCTTCGTTTCCTCTGCCAACTTCACAGAGGCCGGCCAGCAACGAAACATCGAAGTGGGATTGAATATCAAAAGCGAATGGTTAGCAGAACGGCTGGTTAAGCACTTTCTCCATTTGCAGGCCGAGGGGCTTTTGGTCAAAGCATTTTAA
- the drmB gene encoding DUF1998 domain-containing protein — translation MSRRQQKKAHGQIRQSQLITSFGPGAMMDLPDHSVLISGLEAWSTGGEEIIEPRLTDKLKELFDPPLQTLRLHSPPPDSEDPTAPQTGITAWQFPEWFITQDVDREASQGAVRARMLVPRRMLTKGKFIDENRKKRSVVPIRFVRACRSGHIGDIDWYTFAHFHETDCRRPLWIEEVGTSGDITEVYVRCECGSRRPLTEAVGFSTGALGHCDGARPWLGPYAREQCNELNRLLIRQASNAYFSQLMSVISLPDRNENLHEAVKSAWDFIGEVEDTDMLKYERKKSKVYALLEGFRDEEVFAEVKVIRGETPQIPKSVKQAEMETLIASKDELGDDKPDGNFFARTLPREVWDQPWMNRVERVVLVHRLREVMAQVGFTRFEAVSPDIDGELEIGVRRAALAREITWLPAVENRGEGIFIQFRSDAVEKWVVREDVIARGDRLLAGYDAWKAEHHGATKKFVETGGLLPYVLFHSFSHMLVTAVSLECGYPASSIRERIYSIPDVGYGILLYTGTSDAEGTLGGLVQVGRKIHEHIRNALEMGELCSNDPVCAQHQPANMHERRFLHGAACHGCLLISETSCEQHNEFLDRALVVPTVDNLGIEFFKMAAE, via the coding sequence ATGAGTCGACGTCAGCAGAAGAAAGCACATGGGCAAATACGTCAAAGCCAGTTGATCACGTCATTTGGTCCCGGAGCGATGATGGATTTGCCTGATCACTCGGTTCTGATCAGTGGTCTGGAGGCCTGGTCGACGGGAGGCGAAGAGATCATTGAACCCCGGTTGACAGACAAATTGAAAGAATTATTTGATCCCCCCCTGCAAACTTTGCGACTTCACAGCCCTCCACCAGATTCGGAAGACCCGACAGCGCCCCAGACCGGGATCACAGCCTGGCAGTTTCCTGAATGGTTCATTACACAAGATGTTGACCGAGAGGCCAGCCAGGGGGCAGTCAGAGCCAGGATGCTTGTTCCTCGTCGAATGCTGACGAAGGGGAAATTCATTGATGAGAACAGAAAAAAACGCAGTGTTGTTCCGATCCGTTTCGTAAGAGCATGTCGAAGTGGGCACATTGGAGATATTGACTGGTACACCTTCGCTCACTTTCACGAAACTGATTGCCGTCGTCCCTTGTGGATTGAGGAGGTCGGAACGAGTGGGGACATTACAGAAGTTTATGTTCGCTGTGAATGTGGTAGTCGCAGGCCACTCACTGAAGCAGTAGGGTTTTCGACGGGGGCGCTCGGACATTGTGACGGAGCTCGACCCTGGTTGGGACCTTATGCGCGGGAACAATGTAATGAGCTGAACCGTTTGCTGATTCGCCAGGCGAGTAATGCTTATTTTTCCCAGCTCATGAGTGTAATTTCATTGCCCGATCGTAATGAGAATCTACATGAAGCTGTTAAGTCGGCCTGGGACTTTATTGGTGAAGTCGAAGATACAGATATGCTCAAATATGAGCGAAAAAAGTCGAAGGTCTATGCTCTGCTGGAGGGCTTCCGGGATGAGGAAGTCTTTGCAGAGGTCAAGGTGATCAGGGGAGAGACTCCTCAGATTCCCAAATCAGTCAAGCAGGCCGAGATGGAAACGCTAATTGCCAGCAAGGACGAATTGGGGGATGACAAACCGGACGGTAATTTCTTTGCCAGAACTTTACCACGCGAAGTCTGGGATCAACCATGGATGAACAGAGTGGAACGAGTCGTGCTGGTTCATCGACTGCGCGAGGTCATGGCTCAGGTTGGATTTACCCGTTTTGAGGCTGTATCACCCGATATTGATGGCGAGCTGGAAATAGGGGTCCGCAGGGCAGCCCTGGCGAGAGAGATTACCTGGTTGCCGGCTGTGGAAAACCGTGGTGAGGGCATATTTATCCAATTCAGATCAGATGCGGTTGAAAAATGGGTTGTTCGGGAAGATGTGATTGCGAGAGGGGATCGTTTGCTGGCTGGTTATGATGCCTGGAAAGCAGAGCATCATGGCGCGACAAAGAAATTTGTTGAGACGGGGGGCTTACTCCCCTATGTATTATTTCATTCGTTTTCGCATATGCTGGTAACTGCGGTTTCGTTGGAGTGTGGTTACCCTGCCAGTTCCATTAGAGAGCGTATCTACTCGATACCTGATGTTGGTTATGGAATCCTGCTTTATACTGGCACATCTGACGCGGAGGGAACCCTGGGGGGACTGGTTCAGGTAGGGAGAAAAATACATGAGCATATTCGAAACGCACTCGAAATGGGGGAACTCTGCTCTAATGACCCTGTCTGTGCTCAGCATCAGCCTGCTAATATGCATGAACGGCGCTTTCTCCACGGCGCTGCCTGCCATGGATGTCTTTTGATTTCGGAAACATCGTGTGAACAACACAATGAGTTTCTGGATCGCGCTTTAGTAGTGCCTACGGTGGACAATCTGGGGATCGAATTTTTCAAGATGGCTGCTGAATGA